In Setaria italica strain Yugu1 chromosome I, Setaria_italica_v2.0, whole genome shotgun sequence, the genomic window TGAAGCTGCACCTgtcgcccccggcggcggcggcggcggcgtcgccggcgtcgtcgtcggacgaggagtggtcgtcgtcgtcgccgagcTCGTGCCTGTCGTCGGAGGGCGAGCGGGAGCCGCCGCAACGGGGGCACCACGGGCTGCAGTGGTCGGACAGCCCGGAGGCGACGTCCATGGTGCTGGCGGCATGCCCGCGCTGCCTCATGTACGTCATGCTCTCCGAGGCGGACCCGCGCTGCCCGCGGTGCCGCAGCCCCGTCCTCCTCGACTTCCTGCAccatgccggcgccggcgcccgcggcaaCGCCAACGGCGGCCGGGAGGGCGGCAACTACGGCTGCAATAGCACCcccggcggcagtggcggcggcggcaggaggaacAGGAGGTCGTGATCGTTCGCGGAGCCGCCGCATCGGGAAACAAGAAGTTTTCCCCAATTAGTATTAGTATCATCAGTAGCGCTCCAATGATTAATTATGTCGTCGAAAGAAAAAGAACTGCTCCAGTGTAACCATGATATatcatctccgccgccgccggcgacggcgaggtggtAACCGTGGTATATCACGGATACACTGGAGAGAAATGGAACATGAGATCATTCGTGCTCAGATGCAGGACCAAAAGCCTCttgtttgcttcttcttttttctttttcccagaGACAACATAAAAACCGAAGAAAAAAACACAGCTTTTTCATGGCGATTGATGCGATAACCTCTACTAGTAACTCCAAATCAAATGACTCGTGACGCATCCCTGTCGAGCAGAACATGAAAAAGGCGAAGAACAGTAACGGCGGTGCTGTTGGCATTTCAGAGAGCTGCTGCTGTCGGCTGAAGCCTGCAATTCAATCGCTTGCGATTGAGTTTTCACGTCAGATTAAAGAAAGAAACGATGGGGAGCGGAGCAGTTGAGAGGattggggggaggaggaggaagacgctAATGAAACGAAGGCATCGCGATGACGCGACGCAATGAATACGCCCATTAACTCGCCGTCGTCACGCTCCATGAACCAACACGGCTTCTTTTTAGTTTCCATCTGAAAAATCCCGCGCCTGCGTGAATCGCGACGCGGCGACCTTAATTGCCGCGGCACCCTTGGTCAACTTTGCCACCACCTCCCCTGCCGATCTGCGATCAAAGACTGGAGGCAAGAGCAATGCGCCTCACGTCTCCAACTCTCCCATCTTCCCCGTCCGTCCTCTCGTGTCGAGGACTAATCACGTCATCTTTGACGTAATAGCAATTACTCACaatcaaaaagaagaagaaaagaaaagaaacatcaAAGCTTAGTTCTTGTGCAGTTGGAGAAGAACTTTCATTATTACGACCTTAACAAAACCCATGCGCCAGGCCAAACATTTCTAGAT contains:
- the LOC101753026 gene encoding uncharacterized protein LOC101753026; this encodes MSRGGLDLKLHLSPPAAAAAASPASSSDEEWSSSSPSSCLSSEGEREPPQRGHHGLQWSDSPEATSMVLAACPRCLMYVMLSEADPRCPRCRSPVLLDFLHHAGAGARGNANGGREGGNYGCNSTPGGSGGGGRRNRRS